In Nitrosospira briensis C-128, a genomic segment contains:
- a CDS encoding IucA/IucC family protein → MIPMPSHLLEMAPIERRLVEQYVNTYCRETGCFDPRLAADDAGPVELRSHIKAWRAAGSAPYLVSLAKTEYWLAGAFAYFSPIGYHRLAPFAWIGRHGNWQPLITDAALLADLIADALAAVADQPAEITDHSRVRLKTLMRNSIAHVRRFHLHKPTGERPSFLSAEQGLRFGHIFHVTSKAAEGFSEEDMQRYAPELSASFRLHYFAVASRMLETRTINGKQPAIDPEVALFAGDMLANGDYRLLPCHPWQANYLLGLPEISMLINQGTLVSLGPMGEVAWPTSSVRTVWLPRQNLFLKLSLNIRITNFIRNNPSEQVRRALDASLALSLLPRHISEQSAFRILPELASQTLRLADEALRAACAVVYRQAMPVIEAGHVQTIVAVLEEPADGEIPLLALLRLSARGKPLSEELIRMWWKCYLDVTLLPLLHLFLEHGISLEAHLQNTLIAFHDGWPSRGYARDMEGVSISRTRFQFLDHLPGDSPVLYAEEQAWHRFQYYVLVNHIGHVAACLARTGLTTEAALWRDTASILSSIDDPLIRRLLIQPTLPAKANMLSSFHQQGEHPSWVEIPNPMIAKVN, encoded by the coding sequence ATGATTCCGATGCCTTCACATCTGCTGGAAATGGCACCCATAGAGCGGCGCCTGGTAGAGCAGTATGTCAACACCTATTGCCGGGAAACAGGTTGTTTTGATCCACGTCTCGCAGCGGATGACGCAGGACCGGTTGAACTCCGTTCGCATATCAAGGCCTGGCGTGCCGCCGGATCGGCGCCGTATCTGGTTTCGCTTGCAAAAACCGAGTACTGGCTAGCGGGTGCGTTTGCCTACTTTTCGCCGATTGGCTATCACCGGTTGGCGCCATTCGCCTGGATTGGACGGCACGGTAACTGGCAACCCTTGATTACAGATGCGGCGTTGCTGGCTGATCTGATCGCCGACGCGCTCGCCGCAGTCGCCGATCAGCCTGCGGAAATAACCGATCACAGCCGTGTCCGGTTAAAAACGCTGATGCGGAACAGCATAGCCCACGTCCGCCGCTTCCATTTGCATAAACCCACCGGGGAACGCCCGTCTTTCCTCTCTGCCGAGCAGGGACTGCGCTTCGGTCACATTTTTCATGTTACCTCCAAGGCTGCGGAAGGTTTCAGCGAAGAAGACATGCAACGTTACGCGCCTGAGCTGAGTGCGTCATTTCGCCTGCACTACTTCGCGGTCGCGTCCCGCATGCTGGAGACCCGCACTATCAATGGGAAGCAGCCCGCCATCGACCCGGAAGTGGCATTGTTCGCCGGAGACATGCTCGCCAACGGCGATTACCGGCTCTTGCCTTGTCATCCCTGGCAAGCCAATTATTTGCTGGGTCTGCCCGAAATCAGCATGCTGATAAATCAAGGAACGCTGGTTTCGCTCGGACCGATGGGTGAAGTGGCCTGGCCTACATCTTCGGTGCGCACCGTCTGGCTACCTCGCCAAAATTTGTTTCTCAAACTGTCGCTAAATATCCGTATCACCAATTTCATACGCAACAACCCATCCGAACAGGTCAGGCGGGCGCTGGATGCCAGCCTGGCTTTGTCGTTACTACCGCGTCATATCTCCGAGCAATCGGCATTTCGCATCCTGCCCGAATTGGCGAGCCAGACGCTGAGGCTGGCGGACGAGGCCTTGCGCGCTGCCTGTGCAGTGGTATACCGGCAGGCGATGCCAGTAATCGAGGCAGGGCACGTCCAGACAATCGTGGCGGTACTGGAAGAGCCTGCCGATGGAGAAATTCCATTGCTGGCCTTGTTGCGGCTCTCTGCCAGGGGAAAACCGCTCAGCGAGGAATTGATACGCATGTGGTGGAAATGCTATCTGGATGTCACTCTGTTGCCGTTGCTGCATCTCTTTCTGGAGCATGGCATCAGCCTTGAAGCCCACCTGCAGAATACCCTGATCGCCTTCCATGATGGCTGGCCGTCTCGTGGCTACGCGCGAGACATGGAGGGCGTCAGCATCAGCCGCACACGTTTCCAATTCCTCGACCACCTACCCGGCGACAGCCCGGTTCTCTACGCGGAGGAGCAGGCCTGGCACCGCTTCCAGTATTACGTGCTGGTTAATCATATCGGCCATGTGGCCGCCTGTCTGGCTCGCACCGGGCTGACTACCGAGGCGGCATTGTGGCGCGACACCGCATCGATATTGAGCTCGATCGACGACCCGTTGATACGCCGATTGCTCATACAGCCGACCTTGCCGGCCAAGGCCAATATGCTCAGCAGCTTCCACCAGCAGGGAGAACACCCATCATGGGTCGAGATACCCAATCCAATGATTGCAAAAGTAAACTAA
- a CDS encoding IucA/IucC family protein translates to MNPVDYENLIDSPAYRQASRRVLRQLLEALLFERAIPHCTWDGETLNLPGLRADNVPLSYQCQARQTMSFGRVRIITPLLRIDGGVTHEACDPALFLTEIAPWLVADELRLSQFASELLATQIKDAQTLFAHSGKPLRDADYDTLEARLTDGHLYHPAYKSRMGFTLDDNGMYAPEIAASVRPLLLAVRRDRCRWAVSKTLNNDAERGAALLGEPGWQYFYNQLSRRSLQPDDYLPLPVHPWQWDEVVLPGYHQALARGELFALGLLPDRYLPQQSIRTLSNLSDRNRLSLKLSMSLVNTSTSRVLAPHTVQNAPVISDWLHGLAERTDWSLPLARPVLLREVAGVSFTPVALAHGQYGALSCIWRESVHNYLRPSERAVPMTAVTHIDIDGKPFIDPWVRRHGPEQWLKRLVERAYLPVLHLLWEHGTALESHAQNMLLLVEEGLPARVALKDFHDGVRFSRALLSAPAPVLTAPPPEHAQINPNSFLESENAEELRDFTFDALFFVNLAELAWLFLRHYGVAEKRFWQITGEVLQAHQKRHPQSEARYSLFDCFADEVGVELLASRRFQSEIRLRTRPAQNPLAKIEEPSCV, encoded by the coding sequence ATGAATCCTGTCGACTATGAAAACCTGATTGATAGTCCGGCTTACCGCCAGGCGAGCCGCCGCGTGTTACGCCAACTCCTGGAGGCGCTGCTATTTGAGCGTGCGATACCGCATTGCACCTGGGATGGCGAAACACTGAATTTGCCGGGCCTCCGTGCGGATAACGTTCCCCTCAGCTATCAATGCCAGGCCCGCCAAACCATGAGCTTTGGCCGCGTGCGCATTATTACGCCGCTGCTGCGCATCGATGGCGGCGTTACCCATGAGGCTTGCGACCCTGCGTTGTTCCTGACGGAAATTGCCCCCTGGCTGGTTGCCGACGAACTACGGCTCAGCCAATTTGCATCCGAACTGCTGGCTACGCAGATCAAGGATGCGCAAACATTATTCGCACACAGCGGCAAGCCGTTGCGCGATGCGGACTATGACACGCTGGAAGCAAGGCTGACCGATGGCCATCTCTATCATCCGGCCTACAAGTCGCGGATGGGCTTCACGCTGGATGACAACGGAATGTATGCGCCTGAAATCGCGGCCTCGGTAAGGCCGCTGCTACTCGCCGTACGCCGGGATCGTTGCCGCTGGGCGGTTAGTAAAACGCTGAATAATGATGCGGAAAGGGGCGCTGCGCTGCTGGGTGAGCCCGGCTGGCAGTACTTTTACAATCAATTATCCCGACGCTCGTTGCAGCCCGACGATTATCTGCCGCTACCGGTTCATCCCTGGCAATGGGACGAAGTTGTCCTGCCCGGCTATCACCAGGCCCTGGCGCGAGGCGAACTGTTTGCGCTGGGCCTGCTACCTGATCGGTATCTGCCTCAGCAATCGATCCGTACGCTAAGTAATTTGAGCGACCGCAACCGACTGTCACTCAAGCTTTCGATGAGCCTCGTCAATACATCCACCTCGCGGGTGCTGGCGCCGCACACCGTGCAGAATGCACCCGTCATCAGTGATTGGTTGCATGGGTTGGCGGAGCGAACCGACTGGTCATTACCCCTGGCGCGCCCCGTGCTGTTGCGCGAAGTGGCCGGCGTGAGTTTCACGCCAGTGGCCTTGGCTCACGGCCAGTATGGCGCGCTGTCGTGCATCTGGCGCGAAAGCGTGCATAACTATCTGCGCCCAAGTGAAAGAGCGGTGCCGATGACCGCCGTCACGCATATCGATATCGACGGGAAGCCTTTCATCGATCCGTGGGTTCGGCGCCATGGGCCCGAGCAATGGCTGAAGCGGCTGGTGGAGCGGGCATACTTGCCGGTACTGCATCTGCTTTGGGAACATGGAACCGCATTGGAGTCGCATGCCCAGAATATGCTCCTGCTGGTGGAAGAGGGGCTACCGGCGCGCGTAGCACTCAAGGACTTCCATGATGGGGTGCGCTTCAGCAGAGCGCTATTATCCGCGCCTGCGCCCGTGCTCACCGCACCGCCGCCCGAGCATGCGCAGATCAATCCCAATTCCTTTCTGGAAAGCGAGAACGCCGAGGAATTACGGGATTTCACCTTCGATGCGCTTTTTTTCGTCAATCTGGCGGAACTGGCCTGGCTGTTCCTGCGCCACTACGGTGTAGCGGAAAAACGATTCTGGCAGATCACCGGCGAAGTGCTGCAGGCACACCAGAAACGCCATCCTCAGAGCGAGGCGCGTTATTCGCTGTTCGACTGCTTTGCCGATGAGGTAGGCGTCGAGTTACTTGCCAGCCGGCGTTTCCAGTCGGAAATTCGGTTACGTACCCGGCCTGCGCAGAACCCCCTTGCAAAAATCGAGGAGCCGTCATGTGTCTGA
- a CDS encoding HpcH/HpaI aldolase family protein, which yields MCLKTRLEAGGIVYGLFCSTPAALSVEIIAAAGYDFIVIDLEHTLISSGQLAAMLLAARAGSIAALVRVASPHQIVQVLDAGAEGVVFPHIRSAQEARDAVRLCHFAPLGERGLNATLHTRYGRDDLARFTSAARECTLVVAMIEDREGMENVDEIAAVEGVDVLLAGAADLSQSLDLPWQTHHPDVREAVSLVRAAAERHSKMFCGLPRIPGDFESDYRSSVRMFILGDDRGITRRAMASHLVQHQAKVLKQ from the coding sequence ATGTGTCTGAAGACGCGCCTGGAGGCAGGCGGCATCGTCTATGGATTGTTCTGTTCCACCCCCGCCGCGCTGAGCGTGGAAATAATCGCAGCGGCCGGCTACGACTTCATTGTGATCGACCTGGAACACACACTGATCAGCTCCGGGCAGCTTGCCGCAATGCTGCTGGCAGCCCGCGCCGGCAGCATTGCGGCGCTGGTCCGGGTAGCCTCGCCTCATCAGATTGTTCAGGTACTGGATGCCGGCGCGGAGGGCGTTGTATTTCCGCATATTCGCTCGGCGCAGGAAGCACGGGATGCGGTGCGCCTTTGCCATTTCGCCCCGCTCGGGGAGCGTGGCCTGAACGCTACCCTGCATACCCGTTACGGGCGCGATGACCTCGCCAGGTTCACGAGTGCCGCACGAGAATGCACCCTGGTGGTAGCGATGATTGAAGACCGTGAAGGGATGGAAAATGTCGATGAAATTGCGGCGGTGGAAGGGGTAGACGTATTGCTGGCGGGTGCGGCAGATCTCTCGCAATCGCTGGACTTGCCCTGGCAAACCCATCATCCGGACGTACGTGAAGCGGTATCGCTTGTTCGCGCCGCGGCAGAACGCCACAGCAAGATGTTCTGCGGCTTGCCGCGGATACCGGGGGATTTCGAATCTGATTATCGCAGCTCGGTTCGCATGTTCATTCTTGGCGATGATCGCGGTATTACGCGGCGCGCCATGGCGTCGCATCTGGTACAGCACCAGGCCAAGGTGCTCAAGCAATGA
- a CDS encoding type III PLP-dependent enzyme has translation MNPQRLHDYLHGRAQSDSPDIQPVCAYIYDLAHLRRRADMLRRSLPSQCQLFYAIKANSDEPVLKALLNHTDGFEVASLGEIRRVRAIDDAVPIVFGGPGKSDAELEGALDHRIMLIHVESEHQLRRLDWIARHRHEVADILLRVNPAHVPQEATLRMGGQATQFGIEEAQIPALLELIRTLPGIRLKGLHIHAISNNLNPDAHLALMEHYFDLAEAWQRHYGLKFDWLNVGGGIGIDYADPDSSFDWESFCAGLSVLIAARQPGFQVVFECGRFLAADCGCYMSEVIDVKTAYGKHFAILRGGSHHFRLPVSWQHNHPFMILERESWHYPFSRPSVRDAPVTLCGELCTPKDTLARDVHVKQLRAGDCVAFLLAGAYGWHISHHDFLSHPHPERVFLDNY, from the coding sequence ATGAACCCGCAACGCCTGCACGATTATCTGCATGGTCGCGCCCAGTCCGACTCGCCCGATATTCAGCCCGTATGCGCCTATATCTATGATCTGGCACATTTACGGCGGCGCGCTGACATGCTGCGCCGTAGCCTGCCTTCACAATGCCAGCTCTTTTATGCCATCAAAGCCAATAGCGACGAGCCGGTATTGAAGGCGCTGCTCAACCACACCGACGGCTTCGAAGTGGCATCGCTGGGCGAAATCCGGCGCGTGCGCGCCATCGATGACGCCGTTCCCATCGTATTCGGTGGTCCCGGCAAAAGTGACGCCGAACTGGAAGGTGCGCTTGACCACCGAATCATGCTGATCCATGTGGAAAGCGAGCATCAGTTGCGGCGCCTCGACTGGATCGCGCGACACCGTCACGAGGTGGCGGATATTCTGCTCCGTGTGAACCCGGCCCATGTGCCGCAAGAGGCAACATTGCGCATGGGCGGACAGGCGACCCAGTTTGGCATTGAAGAGGCACAAATTCCCGCCCTGCTCGAACTCATCCGGACCTTGCCGGGCATTCGCCTCAAGGGTCTGCACATCCATGCCATTTCCAACAACCTCAATCCGGATGCCCACCTCGCCCTGATGGAGCATTACTTTGACCTGGCAGAGGCGTGGCAGCGCCACTATGGGCTGAAGTTCGACTGGCTGAATGTCGGCGGCGGCATTGGCATTGATTATGCTGACCCGGATTCGTCTTTCGATTGGGAAAGCTTCTGCGCAGGCCTGTCGGTACTCATCGCCGCGCGCCAGCCCGGGTTTCAGGTTGTATTCGAGTGCGGACGTTTTCTCGCCGCGGACTGTGGTTGCTACATGAGTGAAGTCATTGACGTGAAAACCGCCTATGGCAAACACTTTGCCATCCTCCGTGGAGGCTCGCACCACTTCCGGCTACCGGTTTCGTGGCAGCACAATCATCCTTTCATGATATTGGAGCGCGAAAGCTGGCACTACCCTTTTTCGCGTCCTTCAGTTCGCGATGCCCCGGTCACACTTTGCGGCGAGCTATGCACGCCGAAGGACACCCTTGCACGCGATGTCCATGTCAAACAGCTTCGAGCCGGGGATTGTGTCGCCTTCCTGCTGGCCGGCGCCTATGGCTGGCATATCTCCCATCACGATTTTTTAAGCCACCCTCATCCTGAACGTGTGTTTCTGGACAATTATTAA
- a CDS encoding ParB N-terminal domain-containing protein has translation MLCSLPIHFVQVKRVRPNECHYSNHAVTLADTILREQLWRIPIAVERTSLAVMDGHHRLEAARRLRLKYIPCLLLDYDCVKVDATRQGYLVNPHEIVRRARTGELYPPKTTHHRFSSPFPICNISVPLLQDPAVISSLPASTRFMSRYEISMATAADEQHPTMNKDLT, from the coding sequence ATGCTCTGTTCGCTCCCCATTCATTTTGTACAGGTCAAGCGGGTTCGCCCGAATGAGTGCCACTATTCTAATCACGCGGTGACCCTGGCGGATACCATTTTGCGCGAACAGCTCTGGCGCATCCCCATCGCCGTGGAGCGTACCAGCCTGGCTGTCATGGATGGTCACCACCGCCTGGAGGCAGCGCGCCGGCTCAGGCTGAAGTATATCCCCTGCCTGCTGCTCGACTACGATTGCGTAAAAGTCGATGCAACGCGCCAGGGCTACCTGGTCAACCCGCATGAAATCGTGCGCCGCGCCAGAACCGGCGAGTTATATCCACCGAAAACCACCCACCACCGGTTTTCATCGCCGTTTCCCATTTGCAACATTTCGGTGCCGTTGCTGCAGGATCCGGCTGTCATATCTTCCTTGCCCGCATCCACGCGTTTCATGTCTCGCTATGAAATCAGTATGGCAACGGCGGCTGATGAGCAACATCCGACCATGAATAAGGACTTAACGTGA
- a CDS encoding TonB-dependent siderophore receptor — protein sequence MKINLYSAIVALSSTFWIQQAEAETPPAESKAEQSKAEQSEAGKKLPAVTVTGERVGSFNSDSVQVGTFRDMAPIDVPQTSNVITREVLDAQAITGVFGALRNTAGVTRSQLNGSTYDNIAIRGILVENRSNYRLNGSLPIINLIDIPMENKERVEVLKGASSLYYGFVPPSGIVNLVTKRAGKDPITNVSLMANMYGGANTHIDVGRRFGSEQQFGARINLLAGREDIGIHNFSGYRALMSGAFDWRITDNLSVKFDVEHYRKEVSEQAAIKILPAVNGVITLPPIPNARRNLAGEWQKYDAEATNLLLRADYAISDNWGLLFEIGKAQTRRDRNFSQFQNYNLATGEGTLQTFFNRGQHWDNQNIRAEVFGRFPGQAITHEVSVGFTGNERRQDPRTSSTFNATQNLYNPIDIARQSPTTPFSANRSKITDFGLYISDRILIGGRLQVMLGVRSSFYESVAATTHYKADRVNPSLSLMYKPIPNVSIYASYIEGVEESGQAPANRANSGEILAPAVSKQKEVGVKALVAQGILLQVAYFDIKRASTTVDAANRFVLNGMARYSGFELSASGEITKQLSLIGSALFMEAEQLNRANAETFGKIPDNTPQRTASLFAEYRPTSIPGLALSSGVHYVGRRPVNSANQAFVDDYAILSLGARYTTRIAGKRTMIQAVVDNAANSNYWSTAGNGLLGVGAPILMKVVSRVEF from the coding sequence ATGAAAATTAATTTGTACTCGGCAATCGTTGCACTTTCATCGACGTTCTGGATTCAGCAGGCGGAAGCAGAGACTCCGCCTGCTGAATCCAAGGCAGAGCAATCCAAGGCAGAGCAATCCGAGGCAGGGAAAAAGCTGCCCGCCGTCACCGTGACCGGCGAGCGGGTAGGGAGTTTCAACTCCGATTCCGTTCAGGTTGGAACATTCCGGGATATGGCGCCAATCGATGTGCCACAGACCAGCAATGTGATCACACGGGAAGTGCTCGATGCACAGGCCATAACCGGTGTATTTGGCGCATTGCGTAATACAGCGGGTGTTACGCGTTCGCAATTGAACGGTTCGACTTACGACAATATTGCGATTCGCGGCATTCTCGTGGAAAACCGCAGCAATTACCGGCTCAACGGATCCCTGCCGATTATCAACCTGATCGATATCCCGATGGAGAACAAGGAGCGCGTTGAAGTACTCAAAGGCGCCTCATCGCTATATTATGGTTTCGTGCCGCCATCCGGCATCGTCAACCTGGTAACCAAACGTGCGGGCAAGGATCCCATTACAAATGTCTCGTTGATGGCAAATATGTACGGCGGCGCCAATACGCATATCGACGTTGGGCGGCGCTTCGGTAGCGAGCAGCAGTTCGGGGCGCGCATCAATCTTCTCGCCGGGCGTGAAGATATCGGCATCCACAATTTTTCCGGTTACCGCGCCCTGATGTCGGGAGCCTTCGACTGGCGGATCACCGACAACCTTTCCGTCAAGTTTGATGTGGAGCATTACCGTAAGGAGGTTTCCGAGCAAGCGGCGATAAAGATCCTTCCAGCAGTCAATGGTGTGATCACATTACCCCCTATTCCGAATGCCCGCCGTAATCTCGCTGGGGAATGGCAAAAGTATGATGCGGAAGCAACCAACTTATTGCTCCGTGCCGATTATGCGATAAGCGACAATTGGGGACTGCTATTCGAGATCGGTAAGGCGCAAACCAGGCGAGACCGCAATTTCTCCCAGTTCCAGAATTACAACCTTGCCACCGGCGAGGGAACTCTGCAAACTTTCTTCAACCGTGGCCAGCATTGGGATAACCAGAATATTCGCGCCGAAGTATTCGGGCGGTTTCCAGGCCAGGCCATTACCCATGAGGTATCCGTGGGGTTTACCGGCAACGAGCGCAGGCAGGATCCTCGCACCTCATCCACATTCAATGCCACGCAGAATCTGTATAACCCCATTGATATTGCGCGGCAGTCTCCCACCACGCCATTTAGCGCAAACCGATCAAAAATAACGGATTTCGGCTTGTATATATCCGATCGAATCTTGATTGGCGGCAGGTTGCAAGTCATGCTGGGGGTACGCAGCAGTTTCTATGAGAGTGTCGCTGCGACCACTCACTATAAAGCCGATAGGGTCAATCCGTCGTTGTCCCTGATGTATAAGCCCATACCCAACGTGTCGATATACGCGAGTTACATTGAAGGGGTCGAGGAAAGCGGGCAGGCGCCCGCCAATCGTGCCAATAGTGGGGAGATCCTGGCGCCGGCGGTGTCGAAGCAAAAGGAAGTGGGCGTCAAGGCACTCGTCGCGCAGGGCATATTGCTTCAAGTAGCGTACTTCGACATCAAGCGCGCCTCGACAACCGTGGATGCAGCCAATCGTTTTGTTCTCAACGGCATGGCCCGGTATAGCGGCTTTGAGTTGTCAGCCTCTGGCGAGATAACGAAGCAATTGTCGCTCATCGGTTCGGCCCTGTTCATGGAGGCGGAACAATTGAACAGAGCCAATGCCGAGACATTCGGCAAGATACCGGATAACACGCCGCAACGCACGGCCAGCCTCTTTGCCGAATACCGCCCGACCAGCATACCTGGACTGGCGCTCAGCAGCGGCGTGCATTACGTGGGGAGGCGGCCCGTGAACAGCGCCAACCAGGCCTTCGTGGATGATTACGCGATACTTTCCCTGGGCGCACGCTACACGACTCGTATTGCGGGCAAACGCACCATGATCCAGGCAGTCGTGGATAACGCGGCCAACAGCAATTATTGGAGTACTGCGGGCAACGGATTGTTGGGTGTCGGCGCCCCGATTCTTATGAAGGTCGTGTCTCGGGTCGAGTTCTAA
- a CDS encoding PepSY-associated TM helix domain-containing protein: MKIRRVVFNFHLYIGLAAGLFLVLSGLTGSMIVFREEIEALLHPELMEAAVSGERVPLQTVLNAVKQAYPDDTVFSVRMPRTPEQTYLLKMNEPHGLFIYADPYSGELLGAHRQEDTFMGWVALLHTELLIGEGGKTILGVSALLLICMSITGFFLWLPPNGKGIGKLARGFKVGWSAPWKKVIFDLHRASGAYTIVFLLIIAFTGVSLVFNKTVVELTNFLTASVPRPAPPHSDPLGAAGMILPLDDLLHQADSILSGPTTWINLPQTPQAPLVVRKKMPEEFHPNGRSFIYFDQYTGAVLRIENALAAPSGTRIYNFFYPLHIGMVGGTFTRILQVIIGFSPLVLFVTGYLMWRNRTKTRVYKKTSKNPVPISRKAAQGKP, encoded by the coding sequence ATGAAAATACGAAGGGTCGTCTTCAATTTTCATCTTTATATCGGGTTAGCGGCTGGATTGTTCCTGGTATTGAGCGGCTTGACCGGTAGCATGATCGTGTTTCGCGAGGAGATCGAAGCACTTTTGCATCCCGAATTGATGGAAGCAGCAGTGAGCGGCGAGCGGGTTCCTCTGCAAACCGTGCTGAATGCGGTCAAACAGGCTTACCCTGACGACACGGTTTTTTCTGTTCGCATGCCGCGCACGCCGGAGCAGACTTACCTGCTGAAAATGAATGAGCCGCATGGGCTATTCATTTATGCGGATCCTTACAGCGGTGAGTTGCTTGGCGCCCATCGGCAGGAAGACACTTTTATGGGGTGGGTTGCCCTGTTGCATACCGAACTTCTGATTGGGGAGGGCGGTAAAACCATCCTCGGTGTCAGCGCCTTACTGCTGATTTGCATGAGCATTACCGGCTTCTTCCTCTGGTTGCCGCCCAATGGAAAGGGAATAGGGAAACTTGCGCGGGGTTTCAAGGTTGGCTGGTCTGCGCCATGGAAAAAAGTTATTTTTGATCTGCATCGTGCATCAGGCGCCTACACTATCGTTTTTCTCCTGATTATTGCCTTTACCGGTGTCTCCCTCGTGTTCAATAAAACCGTGGTTGAGCTTACCAATTTTCTGACAGCGAGTGTGCCAAGACCGGCCCCGCCTCATTCCGATCCTCTCGGTGCCGCAGGAATGATTCTTCCGCTGGACGATCTACTGCATCAGGCCGACAGCATTCTCTCAGGGCCAACTACCTGGATCAACCTTCCGCAAACGCCCCAGGCGCCTCTGGTGGTGCGCAAAAAAATGCCGGAAGAATTCCATCCGAATGGAAGAAGCTTCATCTATTTCGACCAATACACCGGAGCAGTATTGCGGATTGAAAATGCTTTGGCAGCACCTTCAGGAACCCGGATTTATAACTTTTTTTACCCTCTCCATATCGGTATGGTAGGAGGAACGTTCACACGGATTTTACAAGTGATCATAGGATTTTCGCCTCTTGTGCTATTTGTTACCGGCTACCTCATGTGGAGGAATCGAACGAAAACGAGAGTATATAAAAAGACTTCTAAAAATCCGGTTCCTATCAGCCGCAAAGCTGCGCAGGGAAAACCATAA